One Triticum dicoccoides isolate Atlit2015 ecotype Zavitan chromosome 3B, WEW_v2.0, whole genome shotgun sequence genomic window, TTTCTACTCCTCCCTCCGTGTCCTTTTCTTTGCATGTTAATTCTGTCATAAGTCAAACTTTGTTTTTTTCTATCAAAATtacattaaaaaaaatcaaaatttacaATACGAAATAAATATAGTATAAGAAtatatttcatgatgcatctaataatattgatttgaTATTATGAATGTTGATTTTTTTATGAATATGGACTTATTTTTTTTAACTCAAGACAAAACTAATATGCCAAGTTCAAAGAAACGGTGAGAGTACTAACATTGTACTAGCATCACGTAGATGTAAGCACATACGTACATCAGTGGCGTGATTCAATTGAGTGCGTCTGATTAAATTACACACAATTGCGAATCCGGACAAACGGCATTACGACGGattatttgatttatttattcATCTCTGCAACTCGTGGGCTCACCAACTGGGATTTGAGCTAGGGCTCGCAAGCCTTACCGATAGCGCGGcccaagaaaaaaaggaaaaagggaaagaGAGACAATACACCACGCACGGGCACCCGATTATTCATGCATGGACAAGTGGCTACTGGCTCACATGTCAGCGGCCGCGCCGTCGTCCATCTCGCTGCCGCTCTTGCCGAGCAGCGGCACGAACTTGAGCATGACGGTGACGGCGTTCTGCGCGGCGATGTCGAGGAAGGTGCTGGCCTCGTTCCCGAGCGCGGAGCCTCCCCCGGCCAGGTCGGAGAGCGAGCGGATGGTGAGGAACGGCACCCCCTGCGTGTGCGCCACGAGGGCCACGGCGGCGCTCTCCATCTCCACGGGGGTGCACCCGAACTGCTTGCGGAGGAACTGGCGGTACTCGGCGTTGTCCAGGAACACGTTGGCGCTGCAGCCCTTGCTGACCCGGGTGACCCGCGGCGCGCGGGGCAGGCACGTCGTCGCGTTCACGCACGCCGGCAGCTCCATGCCCTCCAGCTTCTTCGCCAGCTCGTAGTACCGCTTGCTGGCGGGCACCCAGAACGCGTGCTGCCGCTCCTCCGGCTCGCCGGACTTGGGGAAGATCTCCTCCGGCTGGTACCAGATGCTGTTGAGCTGGTTGGCTGATAGCGCCGGGTTGCTCTGCCCCACGGTGTAGTCGGAGAAGTTGAGGAAGCCGTACTCCCGGGTGTAGTCGCCGGCGGCCTCCAGTGACAGCTCGTTATCCTTGCCGTCGCCGAACCGCTGGCCGCCCAATCCACAAAATTTTGTTAGCACCACAAATCAAAATCCTGGACGACCATGACATGTTCACGTTTTCTAATACCAAATCTGTACTACCTGCCAGTTCCAGAGGGAGACGTGGGCCCAGTATTCGGGGATGGTGACGTCGCCGATCTGGAGGTCCTCGTTGGCGTTGCCAGCGATGCCCCAGTGGACGATGCCCTTCACCCGGAACAGGCTCAGCAGCATCTGGGTGGTCAGACCAGCGTTGAGCTGCATCCATTCCATGGTGTGCAAACAGTACGTTAAGTTCTGAGTATTTGTAAGACACACTGCTACACAAAATATAATGCTGTAGTATGTACGGACTTACCATGCTCAGTCCAGTCATGACCATGACGACGCTTTGGCCTTCGATGGTTCCGAAGCGAAACCTTCGCCCTTCAAGCAAAAATCATGCAATAATGTTACTGTAGTATTTAATTATCAACGACATACACGGTGTAGTTACGACCGATTTTAACTTTTACGTATTATTTTTCACTTCGATCGTACAAACGTTCACTCTGCTTGCTCATGTGTGCCTGGTTAGCTCCGTCAATAGGCACATGCATTTCATGTGCTTTCATGCAAGTCGTCCATGAAACGTCCGGTCTCCCGCGCGTTCCATCATCATGTGCTTTCAGGTCATGCATAAGTGTTTCAGCACGTCCGGTCACTTCTTTTGCGTACCATTCAAATTCACTACAGTACATAGTTCAGACGGTTCTTATACATGAGCAGGCTTGTTAATCAATTCAAGCATAATCGTTCTGTGTTCTGACTCTGACAGTGATATTACGAACAGGCTTGTTTCTTAGTATTACGTTTATTTCTTTGACCCACCAAACTTTGACATTTCAAGCTTAAGAAAAGATCATCCATCACGTAATACCAACAGTGTCATTCCATGCTTGATCTGATTAGACTGAAGGTACCATTTGAGTAGAGCATCTTTACCTTGGATGTCCATGTTAGGGATGCTCTCGCTGGCCACGAAGCTGGGCGACTCGAGCACGGGGACCATCTCGTATGTGTTGGGCACGACGAGGCCGACGAACGGCCCGGCGCGGTTCGCCCGGCGGATGGCGCCCCACGTCTTCTGAGTGATGTACCCctccgccgccgtggccatcagcGCCACCGCCACGAGGACGGCGGCCATGAGCTGCTGCCGAACACCACCCATGGTCGAGCTGGCTAGCTTCCTTAGCTCCGTTTCTCTATACCACGAGACTTGTTTTGTGTGCTGTGCCTGTGGTTGGAGTCTGAGCGTCCCTGTGTAGAGCTGGTGCACGTATATATAGCAAGTTAGGTAGCTAGGGTTGGAGCTGTGGGGGGAGTGGCTACGGAGTACATCAAATCAACGGGATCCGAACTATGCGGTGCACAATTTTTCACGTATATTATCTATAGCTAGCTGGTACTAAAAATGTCAACTAACAAATCCCAAAAATTTGCAGATCCCGAAATTAAGTTGGTGGAGATCGATCGCTTAGAGATGCTGTTGTGGTCAAGGGACCATGCATCGGACGTGTATGCCATCCCCGTATAATAACTACAACTTATATTAACACAACTCGCATCATATAAAATCTCTCATAGAGCATTTTAGACCATGTACAGTTCAAGTGGTTGGATAAACGCTCAGCAAAACGAGTCGCTTTATTTTTTGCTACACGGAATAGCATTGGTGCTTTATTTTATGATGAAAGAGTGCTTGATTAGGCATCAATGTTTCTAAGAAGTGGCGAACCAACCTGTAGTTGAATGATTAGAGGGATAATGATATCCCCAGCCCACCAAGGTTCAagacctggtgctcgcattatttctgaatttatttcaaaaTTTCCGACGATgtactttcagtgggaggagacgttcccgtcgacgacgaggtgcctacagtgacttcgcaaatcttaagatgatatgccggctcagtctctcgaagatgcTCTAAGGGTAGGGTCTGTACTATGCTAAAAAAGTGTTTCTAAGAAGTGTCTAAGCATTTATTAAAAGGTCCCCGGTATTAAAAGTAAGCAATGATACAACGCACCCCACAAGATAAGGGAATTACAACGAACACTCTGGAGAACCAATCTAGAAACATCGCCGGCGTGGGATGAGGGCGTGCcacagccgccgtcgccgccgctccagGAGGGAGCGGTGATAACCTTAGTCATGCGCACGGACCGTCCACGAAGGAAGTCACCATCCTCGACCCAATAGGACCAGCACGCCGGAAAAGAAGCAGATCGGCAAAGCGCCACCACTTGCGCTGGCTTGAACAACAACGAACACAAATATAACACTAGTAGCTTGTATTTAACTAATCACGATATATAAAACCATTTGCTAAAGTGTTATAGAGCATGAATCTACCAGTTTCGAAATATAAGGCACGGAAAAAATGTACAGATGCCTGTCAGGATTTATCTTTTACCAAAACTTTGTTCAACAATACATGCATAGTTTCCATTATATACTTTATGACAAAGTTTGACCTAGGACAGAACAAATATACAGAATATAAATAAATTGGAGTACGAAATCATCATCTTTCTTTACCAAAATTTTGCTCAACTATAAAAGTGTTACTTTTGTCTTTGTATTAATGAAACTTTTCACTACTATCTAGTTTATATACAGATAATTCATGTATAGCTGAACTAATTGTTAATCAAAACTAAATTTTAGGGCGAACCAGCCGTGGTTGGATGGTCCAGAGTACAGTGATATCCCCAGTATACTAGAGTTCAAGTACTAGTGCTCGCATTTTTTGGAGTTATTTCAGACTTTTCGgtgatgtgcattcagtgggagcagacgttcccgtcgactatgAAGGCGTCCGCGGCGACCAGTGCCAAGAagttatgccggctcagtctctcagagTTGCTCACAAGGGTAGGGCGTGATCACGTGTGTTTATAGAGGTGAGTGTACGTGTGTATGAGCATATgtatctgtactgtgttaaaaacaaaCTAGATCTTAGGAAAGGCTTCCTCCTTATATTTCTGGATATGCAAATATGAATAGATGCTTTACAGAATAAATCAGTTTTTGTCTCTTCATGTTAAAATGAGTATTTGATTGAACATGGATGCTCTTAAGTacactacttcctccgttccgatttactcgtgcTTTTAGTTAATTTAACTAAAACCACAACGAgtaaatcggaaaggagggagtacttgtATAgcctcgcaaaaaaatagtattactccctccgttccaaaatagatgaccgaaCTTTgtcctaaagttagtataaagttgagtcatctattttaaaatggagggagtacttgtatAGTAGTTTAAGCATTAAAGTATTACTGGTTAATGCCTTCAGAGAGCATGCTGTATAGCAGTACATTATGCACTCTCTACATCTACAGAAAGTTTATTATGGACAGTATTTGCGGGATGAAGTGGTTGGCTCACGGTCGTGTAAATTTCTCGCTAAAACTTTTTACATGAAGGAAATCTAGAGAGAATCGGCGCCACGAGCCCGTTCCCGTAGGGACTGCCGAAACTACCCCACGTACCCCGTTCCATATGCATCACTTTACATTGGCGTCAGGTCCCTTCATTTCGCCAATGAAAATCAGCGGTTTCTGGCCACTATGGGCCATTGGGCCATGCGATTTGGACGTGCGCGGGCCCTTGTGATAGGACGCGTCGTCAGCTAGGGACCTCGTGCTCGTGGTGGGGACGATCCATTCTGCAATCCTCCATCAATCACG contains:
- the LOC119275552 gene encoding bark storage protein A-like, whose translation is MGGVRQQLMAAVLVAVALMATAAEGYITQKTWGAIRRANRAGPFVGLVVPNTYEMVPVLESPSFVASESIPNMDIQGRRFRFGTIEGQSVVMVMTGLSMLNAGLTTQMLLSLFRVKGIVHWGIAGNANEDLQIGDVTIPEYWAHVSLWNWQRFGDGKDNELSLEAAGDYTREYGFLNFSDYTVGQSNPALSANQLNSIWYQPEEIFPKSGEPEERQHAFWVPASKRYYELAKKLEGMELPACVNATTCLPRAPRVTRVSKGCSANVFLDNAEYRQFLRKQFGCTPVEMESAAVALVAHTQGVPFLTIRSLSDLAGGGSALGNEASTFLDIAAQNAVTVMLKFVPLLGKSGSEMDDGAAADM